From Microcystis aeruginosa NIES-2549, a single genomic window includes:
- a CDS encoding indolepyruvate ferredoxin oxidoreductase subunit alpha — MPHSIVTGTCEGVADCVSACPVACIHPGPGKNVKGTDWYWIDFATCIDCGICLQVCPVEGAIVPEERPDLQKTP; from the coding sequence GTGCCACATTCGATCGTCACTGGAACTTGTGAAGGGGTTGCTGATTGCGTTTCCGCTTGTCCCGTTGCTTGCATCCATCCCGGACCGGGTAAAAATGTTAAAGGAACCGATTGGTATTGGATTGATTTTGCCACTTGTATCGACTGTGGTATCTGTCTACAAGTATGCCCCGTCGAAGGTGCAATTGTGCCAGAAGAACGTCCCGATTTACAAAAAACTCCCTAA
- a CDS encoding ABC transporter ATP-binding protein, with the protein MDYLLEVEQVYAGYVQDLYILQGVNFRIAPGELVTVIGPNGAGKSTLAKTIFGLLKPSAGTITFKGKNIAGWKSNQIVPLGMGYVPQIANVFPSLSIEENLEMGAFTSKKAIKPLKERIYAMFPRLDERRRQKAGTLSGGERQMLAMGRALMLQPDLLILDEPSAALSPILVTSVFEQIKAINQTGTAIILVEQNAKKALMMSDRGYVLESGQDRFQGSGQDLLNNPKVGELYLGAAHHGAHGKD; encoded by the coding sequence ATGGATTATCTTTTAGAAGTTGAACAAGTTTATGCTGGTTATGTGCAGGATTTATACATATTGCAAGGGGTTAACTTTCGCATTGCACCGGGGGAATTAGTCACGGTTATCGGTCCTAATGGTGCGGGAAAATCTACCCTAGCTAAGACGATTTTTGGTTTATTAAAACCCAGTGCTGGAACTATCACTTTTAAGGGAAAAAATATCGCCGGTTGGAAATCTAATCAAATTGTTCCCCTCGGCATGGGTTATGTTCCCCAAATTGCTAATGTTTTTCCATCCCTGAGCATCGAGGAAAATCTGGAAATGGGGGCTTTTACCAGTAAAAAAGCGATTAAACCGCTAAAAGAGCGCATTTATGCCATGTTTCCTCGTTTGGACGAGCGCCGTCGTCAGAAAGCTGGCACTTTATCCGGAGGAGAAAGACAGATGTTGGCCATGGGAAGAGCGCTGATGTTGCAACCAGATTTATTAATTCTCGATGAACCTTCGGCAGCTTTATCTCCTATCTTAGTAACCAGCGTTTTTGAACAGATAAAAGCGATTAATCAGACGGGAACTGCCATTATTTTAGTGGAACAGAATGCCAAAAAAGCCCTAATGATGTCCGATCGAGGTTATGTTTTAGAAAGTGGTCAAGATCGTTTTCAGGGATCGGGTCAAGATTTACTCAATAACCCGAAAGTAGGGGAATTATACCTCGGTGCAGCCCACCATGGCGCCCATGGAAAGGATTAA
- a CDS encoding helix-turn-helix domain-containing protein has translation MAAPYSDDLRQKAVSAVERGEKKSHVCRTLNISRNTLDIWLKRKKQTGTVAAKTNYRRGPKPQIDDLEAFQKFAEQYGHLTQEKMAQKWANPVSRMRIGQALKRIGFTRKKKLMATEKERKKPEKSFSKKSEVMPRKDLSILMKLE, from the coding sequence ATGGCAGCACCCTATAGTGATGATTTAAGACAGAAAGCAGTGAGTGCCGTAGAGCGAGGGGAGAAAAAAAGCCATGTCTGTCGCACCCTCAATATTAGTCGTAATACATTAGACATCTGGCTGAAACGGAAGAAACAAACTGGGACGGTGGCCGCTAAAACTAACTATCGTCGAGGGCCGAAGCCCCAAATTGACGATTTAGAAGCCTTTCAAAAGTTTGCCGAACAATATGGGCATTTGACCCAAGAAAAAATGGCGCAAAAATGGGCTAACCCAGTCAGTAGGATGAGAATTGGTCAAGCCCTCAAAAGAATTGGATTTACTAGAAAAAAAAAACTTATGGCTACAGAGAAAGAGAGGAAGAAGCCCGAAAAGAGTTTCTCCAAAAAATCAGAGGTTATGCCCCGGAAAGATTTGTCTATATTGATGAAGCTGGAATAG
- a CDS encoding ABC transporter permease has product MSRRAALQSYLLVRLLLAPLMLWTIVTVVFLLMRVAPGDPTDAILGNRAPESAKNALREQLGLNKPLFFQYLDYIFHLMRLNLGDSLTSKGVTVWEIIAKHFPATVELTFYGMLIAVIVGVGLGIITASRPNTPLDAGGRLFGLITYSLPIFWVGMLLQLIFAVQLRWFPLGTRFPLSETPPQTITGLYTLDSLMTLQLDKLPTALYYLALPSFTLGILLSGIFERMVRVNLKQTLQADYVDAAKARGIPEKTIMIAHALKNALIPVITVLGLTFAALLGGAVLTEVTFSWPGLGNQLYRAISLRDYPTVQGLMAFFATIVVFASILIDLINAYIDPRIRY; this is encoded by the coding sequence ATGTCTCGCCGCGCTGCTTTACAATCCTATTTACTGGTGCGTTTACTCCTAGCTCCCTTGATGTTATGGACGATCGTGACGGTGGTTTTTCTGCTGATGCGTGTTGCACCCGGTGATCCCACGGATGCGATTTTAGGCAACCGCGCCCCTGAAAGTGCCAAAAATGCCCTAAGAGAACAATTAGGACTGAATAAACCCCTATTTTTCCAGTATCTAGACTATATTTTTCACCTAATGCGCCTCAATTTAGGAGACTCTTTAACCAGTAAGGGGGTGACGGTATGGGAGATTATCGCTAAACATTTTCCGGCGACGGTGGAACTAACTTTTTATGGGATGCTAATTGCGGTGATAGTGGGAGTCGGATTGGGAATTATCACCGCTTCCCGTCCGAATACCCCCTTAGATGCGGGGGGACGTTTATTTGGACTGATAACCTATTCCTTGCCGATTTTTTGGGTGGGAATGCTCTTACAGCTAATTTTTGCGGTACAGTTGCGCTGGTTTCCCTTGGGGACTCGTTTTCCTTTGAGTGAAACACCACCGCAGACAATTACGGGTTTATACACCCTTGATAGTCTGATGACTCTACAACTAGATAAGTTGCCCACAGCTTTGTATTATCTAGCCTTACCTAGTTTTACTCTCGGCATTCTTTTGAGTGGGATTTTTGAACGGATGGTGCGAGTTAATCTGAAACAAACTTTGCAAGCGGACTATGTAGATGCGGCAAAAGCGAGAGGAATACCAGAAAAAACGATTATGATCGCCCATGCGCTGAAAAATGCCCTAATTCCCGTAATTACCGTCTTAGGATTAACTTTTGCGGCTCTTTTAGGTGGTGCAGTCTTGACGGAAGTTACTTTTTCTTGGCCGGGTTTGGGAAATCAGTTATATCGCGCGATTTCTCTGCGGGATTACCCAACAGTGCAGGGATTAATGGCTTTTTTTGCGACAATAGTGGTTTTTGCCAGTATTTTAATCGATTTAATCAATGCTTACATTGATCCTCGCATCCGTTATTAA
- a CDS encoding IS1 family transposase (programmed frameshift), with translation MQCPECKSTHIRKNGINKQGKQNHICVTCGRQFINNYEKQKGYDEKTKRECLTAYVNGMGFRGIERLKGVHHTTVINWVKSVGELLPVAYDPETIPEVGELDELETFVGSKKTKFWVWTAVDHFKKGILGWVIGDHSSETFRPLWELVKSWGCYFYVSDGWSVYPCFIAEGDHIISKTYMTRVEGENTRLRHYLARLHRKTLCYSKSTEMLGYSIRLLIHYLKFQEVPIPY, from the exons ATGCAATGCCCTGAATGTAAATCTACCCATATCCGTAAAAATGGCATCAATAAACAAGGTAAACAAAATCATATTTGTGTAACCTGTGGCCGTCAATTTATTAATAACTATGAAAAACAGAAAGGCTATGACGAAAAAACGAAGCGAGAATGCCTAACTGCCTATGTTAATGGGATGGGATTTAGAGGAATAGAAAGGCTAAAGGGAGTTCATCATACGACCGTAATTAATTGGGTAAAATCTGTGGGAGAATTATTGCCAGTCGCCTATGACCCAGAAACAATTCCTGAAGTAGGGGAACTGGATGAATTGGAAACCTTTGTTGGCTCAAAAAAAACAAAAT TCTGGGTGTGGACAGCCGTTGACCACTTTAAAAAAGGAATTTTAGGTTGGGTAATCGGAGACCATAGTAGCGAAACGTTTCGCCCATTATGGGAATTAGTTAAGTCTTGGGGATGCTATTTTTATGTGAGTGATGGATGGTCAGTTTATCCATGTTTTATAGCAGAGGGCGACCATATAATTAGTAAGACTTATATGACCAGAGTAGAGGGTGAGAACACACGTTTAAGACATTATCTAGCCCGATTGCATCGCAAAACACTCTGCTATTCTAAGTCTACAGAAATGTTAGGATACTCTATTCGTTTATTAATTCATTATCTGAAGTTTCAAGAAGTGCCTATTCCTTACTGA
- the trpA gene encoding tryptophan synthase subunit alpha, whose protein sequence is MTAVSECFRSLRSQGNCALIPFITAGDPDLSTTAQALRILDRAGADLIELGVPYSDPLADGPVIQAAATRALNRGVKLEDVLEIVKNAQGEVKAPIILFTYYNPIYHRGIDVFLDQIKAAGVSGLVVPDLPLEEAASLLQPAAAKGIEVILLVAPTSPPERIQAIALQSQGFIYLVSVTGVTGMRNQVATRVEELLDSIRSVTDKPVGVGFGISDPTQALQVKNWGADAVIVGSAMVKRLADNSPGDGLKSLEEFCRSLKQAIA, encoded by the coding sequence ATGACTGCTGTTTCCGAGTGTTTTCGTTCTCTCCGTTCCCAGGGGAATTGTGCCTTAATTCCCTTTATCACTGCCGGTGATCCCGATTTATCTACCACTGCCCAAGCTTTACGCATTTTAGACCGGGCAGGGGCCGATCTGATCGAGTTGGGGGTTCCCTATTCCGATCCTCTTGCGGATGGTCCGGTTATTCAAGCGGCAGCCACCCGCGCTTTAAATCGGGGTGTCAAGTTGGAAGATGTGCTAGAAATCGTCAAAAATGCTCAGGGAGAGGTGAAAGCTCCCATTATTCTCTTTACTTACTATAATCCCATCTATCATCGCGGGATAGATGTCTTTTTAGACCAAATTAAAGCAGCCGGGGTGAGTGGTTTGGTGGTTCCCGATTTACCCCTAGAGGAAGCGGCAAGTCTGCTGCAACCGGCTGCCGCTAAGGGAATTGAGGTGATTTTATTGGTAGCGCCTACCAGTCCCCCGGAACGAATACAAGCGATCGCCCTGCAATCCCAAGGTTTTATTTATCTGGTTAGTGTCACGGGAGTGACGGGAATGCGGAATCAAGTGGCCACGAGAGTGGAGGAATTGCTCGATTCTATCCGTTCTGTCACCGATAAACCCGTGGGGGTAGGATTTGGCATTTCTGACCCGACACAGGCACTACAGGTGAAAAACTGGGGTGCTGATGCGGTAATTGTCGGCAGTGCCATGGTTAAACGTCTGGCCGATAATTCCCCCGGCGATGGGTTAAAATCCCTCGAAGAATTCTGTCGCAGTTTAAAACAGGCGATTGCTTGA
- a CDS encoding peroxiredoxin → MTAEGCLRVGQAAPDFTATAVFDQEFKTIKLSDYRGKYVVLFFYPLDFTFVCPTEITAFSDRVSEFASINTEILGVSVDSEFAHLAWIQTERKSGGVGDVAYPLVSDLKKEISTAYNVLDPDAGVSLRGLFIIDKEGVIQHATINNLSFGRSVDETLRTLKAIQYVQSHPDEVCPAGWKEGDATMVPDPVKSKVYFAAV, encoded by the coding sequence ATGACCGCCGAAGGTTGCTTAAGAGTCGGACAAGCGGCGCCGGATTTCACCGCGACCGCCGTTTTCGATCAAGAGTTCAAAACCATCAAATTATCGGATTATCGGGGTAAATACGTCGTTTTATTCTTCTATCCCCTCGATTTTACCTTTGTTTGCCCCACGGAAATTACCGCTTTCAGCGATCGAGTTAGCGAATTTGCCAGCATCAACACCGAGATTTTAGGGGTGTCCGTCGATAGCGAATTTGCTCACCTAGCATGGATTCAAACCGAGAGAAAATCCGGCGGTGTGGGGGATGTGGCCTATCCTTTGGTGTCGGATCTGAAAAAAGAAATCAGCACCGCTTACAATGTTCTTGACCCGGATGCGGGGGTGTCCCTGCGCGGTCTCTTTATCATCGATAAAGAAGGTGTTATCCAACACGCTACTATTAATAATCTTTCCTTTGGTCGCAGTGTCGATGAAACCCTCCGCACTCTGAAAGCGATTCAATACGTCCAATCCCACCCGGATGAAGTTTGTCCCGCCGGTTGGAAAGAAGGGGATGCTACCATGGTTCCCGACCCTGTGAAGTCAAAAGTTTACTTCGCGGCAGTTTAG
- the nrtS gene encoding nitrate/nitrite transporter NrtS: MKGIIGYFRALLSPQFAPTGIKVAVVVGTILLTINHGYAIISGRMTSDRWMAASLTYLVPYLVNIHGQYSSYRRQQWPKKSQQ, from the coding sequence ATGAAAGGTATTATCGGCTATTTTCGGGCTTTATTATCCCCCCAATTTGCCCCCACTGGGATAAAAGTGGCTGTAGTGGTAGGGACAATTTTATTGACAATTAACCACGGTTATGCTATAATCAGCGGCCGCATGACAAGCGATCGCTGGATGGCGGCATCACTGACTTATCTAGTTCCCTATCTGGTCAATATTCATGGGCAGTATAGCAGTTATCGCCGTCAGCAGTGGCCGAAAAAATCCCAACAATAA
- a CDS encoding GUN4 domain-containing protein — translation MSDINAQLQDILAQLQSLSERVALIEARQMLVPDIERYGKLQQFLAEGNFREADAETLRVILEAAGRTRDTLTPEDMMRFPVNVIRVLDRLWKNYSGDHFGFSNQVKLYFAVGGSINTLRTQDAETIRKFGELVGWRDKEQWRIDDYDHWDFSLAAPEGCFPALWWKSPYGLKMVTFCFTRLIECDL, via the coding sequence ATGTCAGATATTAACGCCCAACTACAGGATATTTTAGCTCAATTGCAATCTTTAAGCGAACGGGTTGCCCTCATCGAAGCGCGGCAGATGTTAGTACCGGACATCGAGCGCTATGGTAAATTACAGCAATTCCTAGCTGAGGGGAACTTTAGGGAAGCAGACGCAGAAACTCTCCGAGTTATCCTCGAAGCTGCTGGCAGAACCCGCGATACTTTAACCCCAGAGGATATGATGCGGTTTCCCGTTAATGTGATTCGGGTACTCGATCGCCTTTGGAAAAATTATAGCGGCGATCATTTCGGTTTTAGCAATCAGGTGAAGTTATATTTTGCCGTCGGGGGTAGTATTAACACCCTGCGAACCCAAGATGCGGAAACGATTAGAAAATTTGGGGAATTGGTAGGATGGCGCGATAAAGAGCAGTGGCGTATCGATGATTATGATCACTGGGATTTTAGTCTAGCAGCTCCAGAAGGCTGTTTTCCCGCTCTCTGGTGGAAGTCTCCCTACGGGTTAAAAATGGTGACTTTTTGTTTTACTCGCCTGATAGAGTGCGATTTATAG
- a CDS encoding CO2 hydration protein encodes MVTIPVKSSSHPLASYIDRLTAGEALLKDTPQNLIEVVGILKSYGVVLDAYSKNLIYIAENQFLVFFPFFKYFNGQVSWQKLLQHWWHNRINFEYAEYCMKAMFWHGGGGLDSYVDGAAFREVTAKVIQAKFRNNPLVLILNKAFPEFLPEQMRMMAYYSGLGQFWRIMADTFLSLSDLYDARKITNIPEVVAHIKKNLVDNASQAIVYQVKIKGQTYDLIPKSAGLTFLADTAIPYVEAVFFRGTPFPGTISYNAQAYQIPYDQGMFAYGALYADPLPIGGAGIPPTLLMQDMRHFLPDYLHDIYKKSFRQEEDLLVQICETFQKSMFCVTTAAIQGLAPYPLTTTDLKEQKANRIYLEAWMNRFVKSRLEAVNQ; translated from the coding sequence ATGGTCACTATCCCTGTCAAGTCCTCCTCTCATCCCCTAGCATCCTATATTGATCGTCTCACGGCTGGGGAAGCATTGTTAAAAGATACGCCCCAGAATTTGATCGAGGTGGTGGGTATCCTGAAAAGTTACGGAGTGGTGTTAGATGCTTATTCCAAAAATTTAATTTATATTGCCGAAAATCAGTTTTTGGTTTTTTTCCCTTTCTTTAAATATTTTAATGGTCAAGTATCTTGGCAGAAATTACTACAACACTGGTGGCATAATCGCATTAATTTTGAGTATGCTGAATATTGTATGAAAGCGATGTTTTGGCATGGTGGGGGTGGTTTAGATAGTTATGTAGATGGTGCCGCTTTTCGAGAAGTGACAGCCAAGGTTATTCAAGCCAAATTTAGGAATAATCCCCTAGTTTTAATTTTAAATAAAGCCTTTCCTGAATTTTTGCCAGAACAAATGCGGATGATGGCCTACTATAGCGGTTTAGGTCAATTTTGGCGAATTATGGCCGATACTTTTTTAAGTTTATCCGATCTCTACGATGCCAGAAAAATTACTAATATTCCCGAAGTGGTGGCACATATTAAGAAAAATTTAGTCGATAATGCTAGTCAAGCAATTGTCTATCAGGTAAAAATCAAAGGACAAACCTATGATCTTATCCCCAAATCGGCAGGATTAACCTTTCTTGCAGATACGGCAATCCCCTACGTTGAGGCGGTTTTCTTTCGCGGAACACCTTTCCCCGGTACAATTTCTTATAATGCCCAAGCCTATCAAATTCCCTACGATCAAGGAATGTTTGCCTATGGTGCTTTGTATGCGGATCCTTTACCCATCGGAGGTGCAGGGATTCCCCCCACACTATTAATGCAGGATATGCGTCACTTTTTACCTGATTATCTGCACGACATTTATAAAAAGAGTTTTCGTCAAGAGGAAGATTTATTAGTCCAGATCTGCGAAACTTTTCAAAAGTCGATGTTTTGTGTGACAACGGCAGCCATTCAAGGATTAGCGCCTTACCCTTTAACTACCACAGATTTAAAAGAACAAAAAGCCAATCGCATCTATCTAGAAGCATGGATGAACCGCTTTGTTAAGTCACGATTAGAAGCGGTAAATCAATAA
- a CDS encoding DUF1823 family protein: MELPELNIEIIWAIINDEIDDETVNKLVWQSLGYRYDESQGKWDNSQVEEDWRCEYPEPPDFIANRPPTVKLTRSILPENKQLLKDKLGFTGYKIGEFNPRMTRRATAANWLCFYALK; encoded by the coding sequence ATGGAACTACCAGAATTAAATATAGAGATAATTTGGGCGATTATTAACGATGAAATTGACGACGAAACCGTTAATAAATTAGTCTGGCAAAGTTTAGGTTATCGCTACGATGAAAGTCAAGGAAAATGGGATAATAGTCAAGTAGAGGAAGATTGGCGCTGTGAATATCCCGAACCCCCAGATTTTATTGCCAATCGTCCCCCAACAGTAAAATTAACTCGATCGATCTTGCCAGAAAATAAACAATTATTAAAAGATAAATTGGGGTTTACTGGTTATAAAATTGGCGAATTCAATCCCCGCATGACTCGCCGTGCCACTGCCGCCAATTGGTTGTGCTTTTATGCGTTAAAATAG
- a CDS encoding DMT family transporter: MPPSNAKIIFILIIGVVSVSASAIFIRLAIEAVGNATIAFSLFLATSRLILASVVLIPNWLTLSRQKVPVQAYYYAVGAGFCLALHFATWITSLSYTSIAASTTLVTTNPLWVSLLGWWWFREKPSKLTFIGIFVALTGGLLIVLADRDLSSSYPNPLLGNSLALIGAILVSGYILLGREAQRKGLNIKNYITVAYTTAGLALLPAIFLFGQGYESYPLSVYVYVLMMAIFPQLIGHTSFNWALRWVAPTIVTMVILLEPIAASLLGMFIFGEIPAQEVIYGGLILLIGVGIAILGG; the protein is encoded by the coding sequence TTGCCTCCTTCTAACGCCAAAATTATTTTTATCTTAATTATCGGTGTGGTGTCGGTTTCTGCATCGGCAATTTTTATCCGGTTAGCGATCGAAGCGGTAGGTAATGCTACGATCGCATTTAGTTTATTTTTAGCGACTTCTCGTCTGATATTGGCTTCTGTTGTCCTAATTCCGAACTGGTTGACCTTATCACGCCAAAAAGTCCCTGTTCAAGCCTATTATTACGCAGTGGGGGCAGGATTTTGTTTAGCTCTCCATTTTGCTACTTGGATTACTTCTCTATCCTACACCTCGATCGCCGCTTCCACCACTTTAGTCACTACTAATCCCCTCTGGGTTTCCCTGTTGGGTTGGTGGTGGTTTCGAGAAAAACCGAGCAAATTAACCTTTATCGGCATTTTTGTGGCTCTAACGGGGGGATTATTGATTGTTTTAGCCGATCGAGATCTCAGTAGTTCTTATCCTAACCCTTTATTGGGCAATAGCTTGGCTTTAATTGGGGCAATTCTCGTTAGTGGTTATATTCTCCTCGGACGGGAAGCACAAAGAAAGGGCTTAAATATTAAGAATTATATAACTGTAGCCTACACTACCGCAGGATTAGCTTTATTACCTGCTATTTTTTTATTCGGTCAAGGTTACGAAAGCTATCCCTTATCCGTGTATGTTTATGTGTTAATGATGGCGATTTTTCCGCAATTAATCGGTCATACTAGCTTTAACTGGGCTTTGCGATGGGTAGCACCGACAATAGTAACGATGGTAATTTTATTAGAGCCAATCGCCGCTAGTCTGTTAGGAATGTTCATTTTTGGTGAAATACCAGCCCAAGAAGTCATTTATGGCGGATTAATTCTATTAATCGGCGTAGGCATTGCTATTTTAGGCGGATAA
- a CDS encoding type II secretion system protein, producing the protein MRRLNVHKNQGFTLLEILVALAITGILAALTGPNLSAWLNSNKVKEATDSIQLALEDAQRQAIRLGRNCTINFTGGTGNNPTVYSQITASEPGCLVATNTNAGSLSLPQEIFMVVRNFPTLGSSPGVQFSFRGHVPGLTFTPPQNQAIIVLYPAADATADPYPNQEKKCLVIASMLGIVKQGTYTGTSLTNLDARQCEIRLDGTQP; encoded by the coding sequence ATGCGTCGTTTAAATGTCCATAAAAATCAGGGTTTTACCCTGTTAGAAATTTTGGTAGCTTTGGCAATTACGGGAATTCTTGCCGCCTTAACTGGACCTAATTTATCAGCTTGGTTAAATAGCAATAAAGTCAAAGAAGCCACCGATTCTATACAATTAGCCCTAGAGGATGCCCAAAGACAAGCTATCCGTCTGGGGAGGAATTGCACGATTAATTTTACTGGCGGGACTGGCAATAATCCCACGGTTTACTCGCAAATAACCGCCAGTGAACCAGGTTGTTTAGTGGCGACTAATACTAATGCGGGTTCCCTAAGTCTGCCGCAGGAAATATTTATGGTGGTGAGGAATTTTCCCACCCTAGGCAGCAGTCCGGGGGTGCAGTTTTCCTTTCGGGGTCATGTGCCGGGGTTAACCTTTACTCCGCCGCAAAACCAAGCGATAATCGTATTATATCCCGCCGCCGATGCCACCGCCGATCCCTATCCCAACCAAGAAAAAAAATGTCTAGTTATCGCTTCTATGCTAGGAATAGTTAAACAAGGTACTTATACTGGAACTTCTCTAACTAACCTCGATGCTCGTCAATGTGAAATCCGTCTCGATGGAACTCAACCTTAA
- the hslO gene encoding Hsp33 family molecular chaperone HslO encodes MADKLIRATAADGGIRVVGVITTRLTEEARQRHQLSNVATAALGRTMASALLLASSLKKPGSRVNIRIKGDGPLGGVLVDAGLDGTVRGYVDYPQVELLPNAKGKLDVGRAVGNKGYVRVLREEKGEGRNELQESIVEIVSGEVGEDIAYYLDQSEQIPSALQVGVFVGTTTGVTAAGGILLQVLSKEAARDEVLVARLESRLRKLTGFTPLLRAGKSLEDIFQELLGDMGLEIFPAVQLLRFDCDCSFERALGALKFLGVDELKDIIEKDKQAEAICEFCREVYNANETQLIELVQSLQAESC; translated from the coding sequence ATGGCAGATAAATTAATCCGCGCCACGGCCGCCGATGGGGGAATTAGAGTAGTAGGAGTGATTACCACCCGTTTAACCGAAGAAGCTCGCCAAAGACATCAATTATCTAACGTAGCCACCGCCGCTCTCGGTCGCACGATGGCATCGGCTTTACTCCTGGCTTCCAGTTTAAAAAAACCCGGTTCTAGGGTCAATATTCGCATTAAAGGCGACGGTCCGCTGGGTGGGGTCTTGGTTGATGCCGGACTCGATGGCACAGTGCGGGGTTATGTGGACTATCCCCAGGTGGAATTACTCCCCAATGCGAAGGGTAAATTAGATGTGGGTCGCGCAGTGGGTAACAAGGGTTATGTGCGAGTCTTACGCGAAGAAAAAGGCGAGGGGAGAAATGAACTTCAAGAAAGCATCGTCGAGATAGTTTCTGGGGAAGTGGGGGAAGATATCGCCTACTATCTAGACCAATCGGAACAAATTCCCTCCGCTTTGCAAGTGGGGGTTTTTGTCGGTACGACCACAGGAGTAACGGCAGCCGGGGGAATTTTATTACAAGTTCTCTCCAAAGAAGCAGCCCGGGATGAGGTCTTGGTGGCTCGTTTAGAGTCGAGATTGCGAAAATTAACGGGATTTACGCCCCTTTTACGCGCAGGAAAAAGTCTAGAAGATATTTTTCAGGAACTTCTGGGAGATATGGGTCTAGAAATTTTTCCGGCTGTGCAGCTGCTGCGTTTTGATTGTGATTGTTCTTTTGAACGGGCCCTAGGAGCTTTAAAATTCCTCGGGGTCGATGAATTAAAAGACATTATCGAAAAAGATAAACAAGCGGAAGCCATCTGTGAGTTTTGTCGGGAAGTGTATAATGCCAACGAGACACAATTAATCGAATTAGTCCAGTCTCTACAGGCTGAATCTTGCTGA